DNA sequence from the Planctomycetota bacterium genome:
ATGCAGAACTGCGCGAAGATGCGGTCGAGCAGGTCGTCGGGGACGACCTGGCCGGTGATGGCGCCGAGGGCGTCGTGGGCGGCGCGGAGGTCGGCGGCGACGAACTCCTCCCCGAGGCCCTCTCCCATCGCCTCGACGGCCCGGCCGAGGGCCTCGCGAGCACGGCGCAGGGCCTCGCGGTGCCGCGCGTTAAGAACGAGGTCGGAGGGCAATGCCTCGACGCGGCCGCTGCGCACGAAGGCCACGAGGGTGGACCGCAACTCCGGCACGCCGGCCCCCGTGAGGGCGGACAGGCGCAAGAGCGGCGAGTGGAGAGCGCGGAGTGCGGAGTGTGGAGTGGAATCCGAATTGGCCAGGGCGGAGCCCTCGGGGTCGGAAATGGCAGAGGGAAGGTCGCTCTTGTTAAGGAGGAGGAGCTTATGGGGGGCATGGACTCCGTGCCACAGGCGGCGCTCGGCGTCGGTGAGGGGCTGGCTGGCGTCGAGGACGACAAGGGCGATGTGGGCGCCGGCGATGAGGCCCTGCACGCGCGCGATGGCCTCGGCGTCAATCGGGTCGGAGAGGGGAGCGACACCCATCTCCGCGCACGGGCTGGAGCCTGCGGGAGGGCGGATGCCCGCGGTGTCGTGGAGGAGGAAGCGGATACCGCCGAGGACCAGAGGCTCGGCCACGGCGTCGCGGGTGGTGCCGGCAACGTCGGTGACGATGGCCCGCGGGCGTCCGAGCAGGGCGTTGAAGAGACAGGACTTGCCGGCGTTGGGCAGGCCGCAGAGGGCCACGTGCACGCCGTCGGGCGGCAGGGCGCCGGTGTCGGCGCGGCCGAGGGCCTCGGCGACCACGGCCAGGGCGTGCTCGATGCCGGCCCGCACGTCGCCGGCGGCCACCACCTCGAGGTCGTGCTCGGAGAAGTCAATCGCGGCTTCGACCAGCGCGCGAAGCCGAACGAGGCGCTCGTGGAGGTCGCGAATGCGGCGCGAGGAGTCGCCGCGCAGCGCGCGGGCGGCGGCGCCCGCCTCGGCGGCGCTGGTGGCCTGAATAAGGGCGAGCACGGCTTCGGCCTGGGCGAGGTCAATGCGGCCGTTCAGGAAGGCCCGCCGGGTGAACTCGCCGGGCTCGGCCACCCGGGCGCCGCGCTGGACGAGGGAGTCCACGACCAGACGGAGCAGGGGCGCGGAGCCGAGGGTGTGCACTTCCACGGTGTCTTGCCGGGTATAGGAGCGGGGGCCGCGCATGACGTAGAGCGTGGCGGGGATGGCTGGCTGGCCCGGGCCGAGGCGCAGCGGGGCATCGAGGGCCGAATAGCTCGGCAGGGCGGCGAGATCAGGGCGCGGCTCGGCGAGGGCGGAGCCCAGGATGGCGAAGGCCCGCGGGCCGCTCAGCCGCACGATGGCCCGCGGCGAGGCGCCGGCCGCGGTGGAGAGGGCCACGATGGTGTCGTCGAGGGAGCGCATGGGCGATTGCGGGCCGCCGCCAGGCGCGGGCCGCCGCGGCGCGCGGCTCAGAAGAGCTTCTTCTTGGGGCGCTTGTCGCCCTTCGAGTAGACCGCCTTGCGGGCCTGTTTGCTGGGCGTCTGGGCCACGGGCTTGAGGTCGCCCATCCTGGCCATGTGCATCTTGATCACCTTCTGCTCGCCGAGGCCGATGAGGGTGCTGGCAATGAAGTAGAGGGCCAGGCCCGAGGGCAGGCTGTAGAGGATCCAGCCCAGGAAGACGGGCATCATGTAGCCCATCATCTTCTGAGTCTGCTGCTGCTGCGGGTCGCCGGCCTTGGGCGTGAGCTTCTGCTGGATGAACATGATGACGCAACTGGCGATGGGCAGCACGTTCACGGCGCCGAAGAGCGCGTCGGGCTGCGAGAGGTCCTGGATCCACAGGGCGAAGGGGGCTTGCCGCAGCTCGATGCTCTCCTGGAGCGCGCGCCAGAGGCCGATGAAGATGGGGATCTGGAGCACGATGGGCAGGCAGCCGCCCATCGGGTTCACCCCGTAGGTCTTGTAGAGCTTCA
Encoded proteins:
- a CDS encoding tRNA modification GTPase; protein product: MRSLDDTIVALSTAAGASPRAIVRLSGPRAFAILGSALAEPRPDLAALPSYSALDAPLRLGPGQPAIPATLYVMRGPRSYTRQDTVEVHTLGSAPLLRLVVDSLVQRGARVAEPGEFTRRAFLNGRIDLAQAEAVLALIQATSAAEAGAAARALRGDSSRRIRDLHERLVRLRALVEAAIDFSEHDLEVVAAGDVRAGIEHALAVVAEALGRADTGALPPDGVHVALCGLPNAGKSCLFNALLGRPRAIVTDVAGTTRDAVAEPLVLGGIRFLLHDTAGIRPPAGSSPCAEMGVAPLSDPIDAEAIARVQGLIAGAHIALVVLDASQPLTDAERRLWHGVHAPHKLLLLNKSDLPSAISDPEGSALANSDSTPHSALRALHSPLLRLSALTGAGVPELRSTLVAFVRSGRVEALPSDLVLNARHREALRRAREALGRAVEAMGEGLGEEFVAADLRAAHDALGAITGQVVPDDLLDRIFAQFCIGK